In Chitinophagaceae bacterium, the genomic window GGTTACATTCCTGCAAATATACAGTAAATCAGCCGTTTTACTGCTTCAATAAACGTTAATTATCACCAAGCTAAAACAAAATTGTGACTAACTTTTTTATTGAAATCCATGAGATAATTGCACTTATTACTTTGTTCTGCCTACCGTAATATTGGTTTATGTAAAATAGAAATTTCTTCCTATATTTGCATCGAAATTTTTCAATGAATATTCATTCTGACATATTAACGCTTGCCAACAAGTATCCCCTGATGCTTAATGAGGTTGAAAAGTTGCAAACAATTGAAAGGATAATACCCGGTTCGGTAACTTACTCAATTCACCGGTATAAGAAAAACCCCCAGTGGTCGGTTGAAGATGTGGGGATGCTGAGCTATAATTTCGAGAAAACCAATCCCGAAGCCAATTCTATAGAACTCAAGTTTTGCATTAGTGGAAATATTTACTGCCATAAAAAGCAAACTGAGTGTGATTTTTGCCAGTTGAACGGCAGTAAAAATTGTGTGGAAAAAACGGATAGCATTGATGTATTAAGCTTTAGTTTTTCACCTGTTTATTTACAACAGTTTACTAAAGCCAATAATGATCCACAAAGCTTAAGCGATAATGTTTTGGCTTTTAAGCACAATACCTCATTTAGCAAAACGGTACCTCTTTGCGGTAAAACACGGCTGGTAATAGAAGCGCTATTAAACCATACCTACACCGATACGTTGGCTAATATTTTTATAAATGCCCAAACACAAATTTTGCTTTTATACAGCATGGATTGTATTTT contains:
- a CDS encoding helix-turn-helix transcriptional regulator; the encoded protein is MNIHSDILTLANKYPLMLNEVEKLQTIERIIPGSVTYSIHRYKKNPQWSVEDVGMLSYNFEKTNPEANSIELKFCISGNIYCHKKQTECDFCQLNGSKNCVEKTDSIDVLSFSFSPVYLQQFTKANNDPQSLSDNVLAFKHNTSFSKTVPLCGKTRLVIEALLNHTYTDTLANIFINAQTQILLLYSMDCILGDKEETGFNCKFLANEADREKIIKAREILLQHIGEPITIKALSRKVAINECYLKKGFKEIFGTTIFDFYQGQRMEHAKYLLYDKGLSVTEVSMLLGYSSISHFSTAFKKHTGLKPCELLLSKN